The Anopheles marshallii chromosome X, idAnoMarsDA_429_01, whole genome shotgun sequence genome includes a window with the following:
- the LOC128710360 gene encoding microfibril-associated glycoprotein 4-like, which translates to MDDSSRGHQMLLLLLLASLFGRNTGAVAPLPQQLEQISLQERITALENRITLRDEELAKMLQLMLANQKEILRQLQQHPCTQTSYATDGTQQPRTAPFTNKIDFGFSFTPGNASVKSAAFQEVLNSESYPRSCREIEDGMSGEETIYPNAKLSAPGEPLEVYCDQDFEGGGWIVIQNRFDGFVNFNRSWEKYRDGFGDIGTEYWLGLDKIHRLTVAAPHEIAFVAESFRGERRSARYSLFEIGGETDRYRLQKLGVYTGTLGDEFTYNKGMEFSTYDQDHDQYADVNCALRTASGWWHRSCTRINLNGMYGNESGVRFAYWLDWLHLQGLKRTRIMIRRLLMSSAYSGR; encoded by the exons ATGGACGACAGCTCAAGAGGACATcagatgttgctgctgctattacTTGCATCCTTGTTTGGAAGAAATACCGGCGCAGTGGCACCGCTTCCGCAACAGTTGGAACAAATATCGCTGCAGGAACGCATCACGGCGCTTGAGAATAG AATCACACTCCGGGATGAGGAACTCGCCAAAATGCTTCAGCTGATGCTTGCCAATCAGAAAGAAATTCTCAGACAGCTCCAGCAGCATCCATGCACCCAAACGTCCTACGCAACGGACGGCACTCAACAACCGCGAACTGCACCCTTCACCAACAAGATCGACTTCGGGTTTTCGTTCACGCCCGGTAACGCTTCGGTAAAATCTGCCGCCTTCCAGGAAGTGCTCAACTCCGAAAGCTATCCACGCAGCTGTCGCGAAATCGAGGACGGTATGTCGGGCGAGGAGACTATCTACCCGAACGCCAAGCTGTCCGCACCGGGTGAACCGCTCGAGGTGTACTGCGACCAGGACTTCGAAGGTGGTGGATGGATCGTGATACAGAACCGGTTCGACGGGTTCGTCAACTTCAACCGCAGCTGGGAGAAGTACCGGGACGGGTTCGGTGATATCGGCACGGAGTACTGGCTCGGGTTGGACAAGATCCATCGGCTAACGGTCGCAGCACCGCATGAGATCGCGTTCGTCGCCGAGTCGTTCCGCGGTGAACGTCGGTCGGCCCGGTACAGCCTGTTCGAGATCGGTGGCGAAACGGACCGGTACCGGTTGCAGAAGCTAGGCGTCTACACCGGCACCCTCGGGGACGAGTTTACCTACAACAAGGGTATGGAGTTTTCGACGTACGATCAGGACCACGACCAGTACGCGGACGTCAACTGTGCGCTCCGGACTGCGTCTGGTTGGTGGCATCGGAGCTGCACCCGCATCAATCTGAACGGCATGTACGGCAATGAGTCGGGCGTACGGTTCGCCTACTGGCTAGACTGGCTCCATCTGCAGGGATTGAAGCGAACCCGCATCATGATCCGGAGATTACTAATGTCCAGCGCATACTCCGGCCGATAA